In Dysgonomonadaceae bacterium zrk40, one genomic interval encodes:
- the rpsD gene encoding 30S ribosomal protein S4 encodes MARYTGPKSKIARKFGEPIFGPDKVLSKKNYPPGQHGNSRRRKTSEYGIQLREKQRAKYTYGVLEKQFRLTFDRAARSRGITGEVLLQLLESRLDNVVFRLGIAPTRAAARQMVTHRHIVVNGKVLNIPSYTVKPGEVVGVREKSKSMLVVTNSLAGFNHSKYPWMEWDKATMSGKMLHVPERADIPESIKEQLIVELYSKQ; translated from the coding sequence ATGGCAAGATATACTGGTCCAAAATCAAAGATCGCCCGTAAGTTTGGCGAACCAATTTTCGGTCCCGATAAAGTTCTCTCAAAGAAGAACTATCCTCCGGGACAACACGGTAACTCACGCAGAAGGAAGACATCGGAATATGGCATCCAGCTGCGCGAAAAACAGCGCGCCAAATACACCTATGGCGTACTGGAAAAGCAGTTCCGTCTGACCTTCGACAGAGCAGCCCGCAGCCGCGGCATCACCGGTGAGGTGCTGCTTCAGCTGCTCGAATCACGTCTCGACAATGTGGTGTTCCGTCTCGGCATCGCTCCCACACGTGCCGCTGCACGCCAGATGGTGACACACCGTCACATCGTGGTAAACGGTAAGGTACTCAACATCCCCTCTTATACCGTGAAACCCGGTGAAGTAGTGGGTGTTCGGGAAAAATCAAAATCGATGCTGGTTGTAACCAATTCACTGGCAGGGTTTAATCACAGCAAATACCCCTGGATGGAATGGGACAAAGCTACCATGAGCGGCAAGATGCTGCACGTGCCTGAAAGAGCTGACATCCCTGAAAGCATCAAAGAACAACTCATCGTAGAATTATATTCTAAACAATAA
- a CDS encoding DNA-directed RNA polymerase subunit alpha: MAILAFQKPDKVIMLQEDAFSGKFEFRPLEPGYGITIGNALRRILLSSLEGFAITSVKIDGVEHEFASIPGVIEDVTGIILNLKKVRFKRIVEEFESEKVSIAISGTDVFKAGDIGKLMTGFEVLNPEQVICHLNKKADLRMELTIHKGRGYVPADENREMLASEDVQTLAVDSIFTPIRNVKYEIEDYRIEQKTDYEKLIIEITTDGSIQPKEALKEAAKILIQHFVLFSDDNKIMLETNDAESIEEFDEEVLHMRQMLKRKLSDLNLSVRALNCLKAADVETLGQLVSHNKNDLLKFRNFGKKSLTELEELLDGLKLSFGMDTSKYKLDKD; this comes from the coding sequence ATGGCAATATTAGCATTCCAAAAACCCGATAAAGTAATCATGCTGCAGGAGGATGCATTCTCCGGCAAGTTCGAGTTCCGTCCCCTGGAACCCGGATACGGCATTACCATTGGTAACGCCCTGCGCCGCATCCTGCTCTCCTCGCTCGAGGGATTCGCGATTACATCGGTAAAGATAGACGGCGTGGAGCACGAGTTTGCTTCCATACCGGGTGTGATAGAAGATGTAACAGGTATTATTCTGAATCTCAAGAAGGTACGATTCAAACGGATCGTAGAGGAGTTTGAATCAGAAAAGGTGAGCATCGCTATTTCGGGAACGGATGTGTTTAAAGCCGGAGATATAGGTAAACTGATGACCGGTTTTGAAGTTCTCAACCCCGAGCAAGTGATCTGCCATCTGAACAAGAAGGCTGACCTGCGCATGGAATTGACCATCCACAAGGGTAGGGGCTATGTGCCGGCCGACGAGAACCGGGAGATGCTTGCATCGGAAGATGTGCAAACCCTGGCTGTCGACTCTATCTTCACTCCGATTCGGAATGTGAAGTATGAGATTGAAGATTACCGTATTGAACAGAAGACCGACTACGAAAAGCTGATCATTGAGATTACCACCGATGGATCCATACAACCCAAGGAGGCGTTGAAGGAAGCTGCCAAGATACTGATTCAACATTTCGTTCTTTTCTCCGATGACAACAAGATCATGCTGGAGACCAACGATGCCGAGAGCATTGAGGAGTTCGACGAAGAGGTATTGCACATGCGCCAGATGCTGAAACGCAAACTCTCCGACCTAAACCTCTCGGTGCGGGCACTCAACTGCCTGAAAGCCGCCGACGTGGAAACATTGGGACAGCTCGTCTCGCACAACAAGAACGACCTTCTCAAGTTCCGCAACTTCGGCAAGAAGTCGCTCACCGAGCTGGAAGAGTTGCTCGATGGATTGAAGCTCTCCTTCGGGATGGATACCTCGAAATACAAATTAGATAAAGACTAA
- a CDS encoding N-glycanase has protein sequence MKKTFFLLITSLLTAVTLTAQRTHSPLVVDLFRETPVLFNPADYPDGVVEKEDMLYLGNGRIVLKKIKVPVFDNYTETEIRLNLVSNGDPWDKSGSCFVIPSASDITMIDVVAGNASYPPHDTTLYEQLNGITAGEGYLPTVELMRFMTPFGVGHFSRNDDSVSMLRRPIFVDGWAQEVTWKQDISDRLPLLEGEVWVGIFIDTWTKEGYKVDLQLTFNESALPCDPKPGLHVKPLINTNYYIGQKHPDIFSRQDVMIPFTLPPNAKNVRLKYIATGHGGHSGGDEFRPQQHILSIDENEILNFTPWRTDCAAFRRFNPTSAVWVRKRPLAHINREGKRVVRESEEPLASSDLSRSNWCPGSDVVPEEINLPDITPGYHTLTISIPESTPIDENKLNHWLVSAYLVWEE, from the coding sequence ATGAAGAAGACTTTTTTCCTATTGATCACATCACTGCTTACAGCCGTGACGCTCACCGCACAGCGTACCCACTCTCCCCTGGTCGTGGATTTGTTCCGCGAGACCCCGGTTCTTTTTAACCCTGCCGACTATCCCGACGGGGTGGTAGAAAAGGAAGATATGCTCTACCTGGGCAACGGGCGTATCGTGCTGAAGAAAATAAAAGTGCCCGTTTTCGACAACTACACCGAGACAGAGATCAGACTCAACCTGGTCTCCAATGGCGACCCCTGGGACAAGTCGGGCTCTTGCTTCGTGATCCCCTCTGCTTCCGACATCACGATGATCGATGTGGTTGCAGGAAACGCCAGCTACCCACCGCACGATACCACCCTCTATGAACAATTGAATGGGATCACTGCCGGTGAGGGATACCTGCCCACGGTGGAACTGATGCGTTTCATGACACCGTTCGGCGTGGGTCACTTCAGCCGCAACGACGATTCGGTATCGATGCTGCGGCGTCCCATTTTTGTAGATGGCTGGGCACAAGAGGTGACCTGGAAACAGGACATCAGCGACCGGCTACCGCTGCTGGAGGGGGAAGTTTGGGTTGGCATCTTCATCGACACCTGGACGAAAGAGGGATACAAGGTGGACCTGCAACTCACCTTCAACGAGAGTGCCCTCCCCTGCGACCCCAAACCGGGGTTGCACGTGAAGCCACTCATCAACACGAACTACTACATCGGCCAGAAGCACCCCGACATCTTCTCGCGGCAGGATGTGATGATCCCTTTCACCCTGCCCCCCAATGCTAAAAATGTGCGCCTGAAATATATCGCAACGGGCCATGGGGGCCATAGCGGAGGTGATGAGTTCCGTCCACAGCAGCACATCCTCTCAATCGATGAAAATGAAATACTCAACTTCACCCCCTGGCGTACCGACTGTGCCGCCTTCCGCCGCTTCAACCCCACATCGGCGGTTTGGGTACGGAAACGCCCCCTGGCGCATATCAATCGGGAGGGCAAACGGGTGGTGCGTGAGAGCGAGGAGCCGCTGGCATCGTCCGACCTTTCGCGCAGCAACTGGTGTCCGGGCAGCGATGTGGTACCCGAGGAGATTAACCTGCCGGACATCACACCGGGCTATCACACCCTCACCATCAGCATTCCCGAATCGACACCCATCGATGAAAACAAGCTGAACCATTGGCTCGTATCTGCCTACCTGGTTTGGGAGGAGTAA
- the rplQ gene encoding 50S ribosomal protein L17: MRHNKKFNHLGRKTAHRGAMLSNMATSLIMHKRIFTTVPKAKELRKFVEPIITRSKEDTTHSRREVFSLLQSKTAVTELFQTVSQKVADRPGGYTRIIKTGFRLGDNAAMCFIELVDFNENMLGDGGAKKAKTRRSRRKGGATAAAPAAEAPKAKEAKKKEEAPKQETVKEEELPQPEAAQADAEKTGEE, from the coding sequence ATGAGACATAATAAGAAATTTAATCATTTAGGGCGTAAGACTGCACATCGTGGGGCTATGTTGTCCAATATGGCCACCTCGCTCATCATGCATAAACGCATCTTTACCACTGTTCCCAAAGCCAAGGAACTGAGGAAATTCGTGGAACCGATCATCACCCGCAGCAAGGAGGACACCACCCACTCACGGAGAGAGGTATTCAGCCTGCTGCAGAGCAAGACCGCCGTTACGGAGCTGTTCCAGACCGTATCGCAGAAGGTTGCCGATCGTCCGGGTGGTTACACCCGGATCATCAAGACCGGTTTCCGCCTTGGTGACAACGCTGCCATGTGTTTTATCGAACTGGTGGACTTCAACGAGAATATGCTCGGTGATGGCGGTGCCAAGAAGGCCAAGACCCGTCGTTCACGCAGAAAAGGCGGCGCTACCGCTGCAGCTCCTGCAGCAGAAGCACCCAAAGCAAAAGAGGCGAAGAAAAAGGAGGAGGCTCCCAAGCAGGAAACTGTAAAGGAAGAAGAACTCCCGCAGCCTGAAGCAGCACAGGCCGACGCCGAAAAGACAGGGGAGGAGTAA
- the rpmD gene encoding 50S ribosomal protein L30, translating into MATIKVKQTRSRIGAPKDQKRTLDALGLTKMHRVVEHQDTPSIRGLINKVHHLVTVVE; encoded by the coding sequence ATGGCTACAATCAAAGTAAAACAGACAAGAAGCAGAATCGGAGCTCCTAAGGATCAGAAAAGGACGTTGGATGCTTTGGGACTGACCAAGATGCACCGTGTGGTGGAACATCAAGACACGCCCTCCATCAGGGGGCTGATCAACAAGGTGCACCACCTGGTAACGGTAGTAGAATAA
- the secY gene encoding preprotein translocase subunit SecY — protein sequence MGFVQTVKNIWKIEDLRQRLIITIGFIAIYRFGSFVVLPGINPEQLVALQSNASTGLLSLLDMFSGGAFANASIFALGIMPYISASIVMQLLGIAVPAFQKMQREGESGRTKINQYTRYLTVAILLVQGPAYLYGAVGGAIPGGFWDWVLPSTVILAGGSMFVLWLGERITDKGIGNGISFIILIGIIARLPHSLVAEYDRLIDAPGGLILLLLELLFMVAVTAAAIMLVQGVRKVPVQYAKRIVGNKQYGGVRQYIPLKVNAANVMPIIFAQAIMFIPITIAQFSAGDGGGFWIALMDFTSFWYNFIFALLIIAFTYFYTAITVNPVQMAEDLKRNNGFIPGVKPGKRTAEYIDTIMSRITLPGSVFLAIVAILPAFAGLMGINSQFAQFFGGTSLLILVGVVLDTLQQIESHLLMRHYDGFLKSGAKIKGRTGSIAAY from the coding sequence ATGGGATTTGTACAAACAGTTAAAAATATATGGAAGATAGAAGACCTTCGTCAGAGGCTTATTATCACCATTGGTTTTATCGCCATCTATCGTTTTGGATCGTTCGTGGTATTGCCCGGGATCAATCCTGAACAACTTGTGGCACTGCAGTCAAATGCCAGTACCGGCTTGCTGAGCCTTCTCGACATGTTCTCGGGAGGTGCTTTTGCCAATGCCTCAATCTTTGCCCTGGGAATCATGCCCTATATCTCTGCTTCCATCGTGATGCAGTTGCTCGGTATCGCCGTGCCTGCCTTCCAGAAGATGCAGCGTGAGGGTGAGAGTGGTCGTACCAAGATTAACCAGTACACCCGCTACCTGACGGTAGCCATCCTGCTGGTGCAGGGACCTGCCTACCTCTACGGAGCCGTGGGTGGTGCCATCCCCGGCGGTTTCTGGGACTGGGTATTGCCCTCTACTGTAATCCTTGCCGGCGGGAGCATGTTCGTGCTCTGGCTTGGCGAACGTATCACCGATAAGGGTATCGGTAATGGTATCTCGTTCATCATCCTGATCGGTATCATCGCCCGTCTGCCGCATTCGCTGGTAGCCGAGTATGACCGGTTGATTGATGCTCCGGGTGGATTGATTCTGCTGCTGCTCGAACTGCTCTTCATGGTGGCGGTAACCGCCGCTGCGATCATGCTGGTGCAGGGTGTCCGCAAGGTACCCGTACAGTATGCCAAGCGCATTGTGGGCAACAAGCAATATGGTGGTGTTAGACAGTATATCCCGTTGAAGGTGAATGCCGCCAACGTGATGCCGATCATTTTCGCCCAGGCGATCATGTTCATCCCCATCACCATCGCGCAGTTCTCTGCCGGTGATGGAGGTGGCTTCTGGATCGCGCTGATGGACTTCACCAGCTTCTGGTATAACTTCATCTTCGCGTTGCTGATCATCGCCTTCACTTACTTCTATACGGCGATCACGGTGAACCCTGTTCAGATGGCAGAAGATTTGAAACGTAACAACGGCTTCATCCCTGGTGTAAAACCGGGTAAGCGTACGGCTGAATATATCGACACCATCATGTCGCGGATCACACTTCCCGGATCTGTCTTTCTGGCAATCGTCGCCATCCTGCCCGCCTTCGCGGGACTGATGGGGATTAACTCCCAGTTTGCACAGTTCTTCGGTGGCACCTCGCTGCTGATCCTCGTAGGGGTTGTGCTCGACACACTTCAGCAGATTGAGAGTCACCTCTTGATGCGTCACTATGACGGCTTCCTCAAGTCGGGTGCCAAGATCAAGGGCAGAACAGGTTCAATTGCCGCTTATTGA
- the ykgO gene encoding type B 50S ribosomal protein L36: MKVRASLKKRTADCKIVRRKGRLYIINKKNPKFKQRQG, from the coding sequence ATGAAAGTAAGAGCATCACTCAAGAAACGTACGGCAGACTGCAAGATCGTAAGGCGTAAAGGCCGTTTGTATATCATCAACAAAAAGAATCCCAAGTTCAAACAACGTCAGGGATAA
- a CDS encoding Nif3-like dinuclear metal center hexameric protein translates to MRIKEIIQAIEQLAPLPLQEEYDNSGLQCGDPNREATGALLAIDVTEDVVEEAIALGCNLIISHHPIAFRPFRSLTGRNYVERSMIMAIRNDVALYAAHTNLDNAQGGVNYKLAEMMELQNVKILLPKSNALLKFVTFVPLLHAESVRNALFNAGAGHIGNYDSCSYNLTGEGTFRPGAGSNPFVGEAEKLHFEQEVRIETVLPVMRKEEVLRALLAVHPYEEPVYDLYPIANEWGQHGSGVVGVLPEPMPEQEFLYLLKDIFNLPTISHTKLQGREIRDVAICGGAGAFLIPRAASYGADAFVTGEAKYNDYYDAEDRLLLAVVGHYESEICTKDIFFYLLSKKFPTFAIHKSAFDVNPVKYL, encoded by the coding sequence ATGCGCATCAAGGAGATCATTCAGGCTATAGAGCAGTTGGCACCGCTGCCGTTGCAGGAGGAGTATGACAACAGCGGGTTGCAGTGTGGTGATCCCAACAGGGAGGCCACAGGTGCACTGCTGGCCATCGATGTGACAGAAGATGTGGTGGAGGAGGCCATCGCCCTGGGATGCAACCTGATAATATCTCATCACCCCATCGCCTTCCGTCCATTTCGTTCGCTCACCGGCAGGAACTACGTAGAGCGCTCCATGATCATGGCCATCCGCAACGATGTGGCACTCTATGCTGCCCACACCAACCTTGACAACGCGCAGGGTGGGGTGAATTACAAGCTGGCGGAGATGATGGAGTTACAGAACGTGAAGATCCTTCTACCCAAGAGCAATGCGTTGCTCAAGTTTGTCACCTTCGTCCCGCTGCTGCATGCCGAGAGCGTACGCAATGCACTCTTCAATGCCGGTGCCGGTCATATCGGCAACTACGACAGCTGCAGCTACAACCTCACCGGCGAAGGTACCTTTCGCCCGGGTGCCGGGTCAAACCCCTTTGTGGGGGAGGCGGAGAAGCTTCACTTTGAGCAAGAAGTTCGAATTGAAACCGTGTTGCCGGTGATGCGAAAAGAGGAGGTGTTGCGTGCCCTGCTGGCGGTGCACCCTTATGAGGAACCGGTCTATGACCTCTATCCCATTGCAAACGAGTGGGGACAGCATGGGAGCGGTGTGGTGGGTGTTCTGCCGGAGCCGATGCCTGAGCAGGAGTTCCTATACCTGCTGAAAGATATTTTCAACCTGCCTACCATCAGTCACACCAAGTTACAGGGCCGGGAGATACGTGACGTAGCCATCTGCGGCGGGGCAGGTGCATTTCTGATCCCGCGGGCGGCCTCTTACGGAGCCGATGCATTCGTGACAGGAGAGGCGAAGTACAACGACTACTATGACGCCGAGGATCGCCTGCTGCTAGCGGTTGTGGGTCATTATGAGTCAGAAATCTGCACAAAAGATATCTTTTTTTATCTGCTTTCAAAAAAATTCCCTACCTTTGCAATACATAAATCGGCATTCGATGTGAATCCGGTGAAGTACCTGTAA
- the rplO gene encoding 50S ribosomal protein L15: MNLSNLKPAEGATTSRKRIGRGAGSGKGGTSTRGHKGQKSRSGYSKKVGFEGGQMPLQRRLPKFGFKPLKRTEYKAINLETLQELADALKVTKINPEVLIGAGLVSAKHLVKILGRGTLTAKLEVEAHAFSKSAEEAITSAGGTAVKL, translated from the coding sequence ATGAATTTATCGAATTTAAAACCGGCTGAAGGAGCCACCACATCCCGCAAAAGAATTGGCCGTGGGGCCGGATCGGGTAAGGGAGGTACTTCAACCAGAGGACATAAGGGACAGAAATCAAGATCGGGATACTCCAAGAAGGTTGGTTTTGAAGGCGGACAGATGCCGCTGCAGCGCCGCCTGCCCAAGTTTGGTTTTAAGCCCCTGAAACGTACGGAGTATAAGGCCATCAACCTGGAAACACTCCAGGAGCTGGCTGATGCACTGAAGGTGACGAAGATCAACCCCGAGGTGCTGATTGGTGCCGGACTGGTTTCGGCCAAGCACCTGGTGAAAATTCTCGGAAGAGGAACGCTGACGGCCAAGCTGGAGGTAGAAGCACACGCTTTCTCCAAATCAGCAGAAGAGGCCATTACCTCTGCAGGTGGAACCGCTGTAAAACTCTGA
- the rpsK gene encoding 30S ribosomal protein S11, with translation MAKRTVAAKKRNVKVSAQGQAHISSSFNNIIVSITNENGEVISWSSAGKMGFRSSKKNTPYAAQMVAQDCAKVAYDLGLRKVKAYVKGPGNGRESAIRTIHGAGIEVMEIIDVTPLPHNGCRPPKQRKV, from the coding sequence ATGGCAAAAAGAACAGTTGCAGCAAAAAAGAGAAATGTAAAAGTGAGCGCTCAGGGACAGGCTCATATCTCATCCTCATTCAACAACATCATCGTCTCCATCACCAATGAGAATGGTGAGGTGATCAGCTGGTCATCAGCAGGAAAGATGGGATTCAGAAGTTCCAAGAAGAACACCCCCTATGCAGCGCAGATGGTAGCACAGGATTGTGCAAAGGTAGCATACGATCTGGGATTGCGTAAGGTGAAAGCATACGTCAAGGGTCCAGGTAACGGACGTGAGTCGGCCATCCGTACCATTCATGGTGCCGGCATCGAGGTGATGGAGATCATCGACGTCACACCGCTGCCCCACAACGGCTGTCGTCCCCCGAAACAAAGAAAAGTTTAA
- the rpsM gene encoding 30S ribosomal protein S13 → MAIRIVGVDLPQNKRGEIALTYIYGIGRSAANSILEKAEVDKNIKVKDWSDDQAARIREIIGNEFKVEGDLRSEVQLNIKRLMDIGCYRGIRHRIGLPVRGQSTKNNARTRKGRKKTVANKKKATK, encoded by the coding sequence ATGGCAATAAGAATTGTAGGTGTCGATCTGCCGCAGAACAAGAGGGGTGAAATTGCCCTCACCTATATCTATGGGATTGGACGCAGCGCCGCGAACTCCATCCTGGAGAAGGCAGAAGTTGACAAGAACATCAAGGTGAAAGACTGGAGCGACGACCAGGCAGCACGCATCCGTGAGATCATCGGCAACGAATTCAAAGTAGAAGGTGATCTGCGCTCGGAAGTACAGCTCAACATTAAACGTCTAATGGACATTGGTTGCTATCGCGGCATCCGTCATCGTATCGGTCTGCCCGTACGTGGTCAGAGCACCAAGAACAACGCCCGTACCCGCAAGGGAAGGAAGAAAACCGTTGCGAACAAGAAAAAAGCTACTAAATAA
- the rpsE gene encoding 30S ribosomal protein S5, whose translation MAGMNNKVKTTNDIELKDRLVAINRTTKVTKGGRTFTFAAIVVVGNEDGIVGWGLGKAGEVTTAIAKGVEAAKKNLVKVPVYKGTIPHEQVARFGGAQVFLKPAVTGTGVKAGGAMRAVLESVGITDVLAKSKGSSNPHNLVKATIEALTELRDPFTIAQNRGISMEKVFNGQ comes from the coding sequence ATGGCAGGAATGAACAACAAGGTAAAAACTACCAACGATATTGAATTAAAAGACCGTTTAGTGGCTATTAATCGTACCACCAAGGTGACCAAGGGAGGTCGTACCTTCACTTTTGCCGCCATCGTGGTGGTTGGCAACGAAGACGGCATCGTAGGCTGGGGCCTCGGTAAGGCCGGTGAAGTGACCACGGCGATCGCCAAGGGTGTGGAAGCAGCCAAGAAGAACCTGGTAAAGGTACCGGTATACAAGGGTACCATCCCCCACGAACAGGTAGCCCGTTTCGGTGGCGCACAGGTATTCCTCAAGCCGGCCGTGACCGGTACCGGTGTGAAGGCCGGTGGTGCCATGCGTGCCGTACTGGAGAGTGTGGGTATCACCGACGTGTTGGCCAAGTCGAAAGGCTCATCCAACCCTCACAACCTGGTTAAGGCAACCATCGAGGCGCTCACTGAACTGAGAGATCCCTTCACCATTGCCCAAAACAGGGGCATCAGCATGGAAAAAGTATTTAACGGACAATAA
- a CDS encoding NAD(P)/FAD-dependent oxidoreductase, with protein sequence MKKKIVVVGCGFGGLQFVNHLPKGVYDIMVIDKINHHQFPPLFYQVAASQIEPATISFPIRKIFQKRRDVRIRLTQVLAVDDVNKVVETNIGLFAFDYLVIATGTRTNFFGNNSTAEHALELKSTYQAINVRNYILYNFEKLLYAENKEGLYNIVIVGGGATGVELAGAFAEMTREILPKDYPNIDAGKVHVYLLEGGPHTLAAMSPFAQKYSENYLRSMGVNVKTGTLVQDYDGERVALNTGETIPTRNVIWSAGVIGNLISGLPGESILRSGRISVDRYNRVKGLKNVFAIGDVAYMETEKYLKGHPQLANVAIGQGKNLAKNLQKIDAGVDDLKPYEYRNLGTMATVGRNKAVVDLPFVKFKGRFAWFVWMFLHLMLILSVRNKLVIFINWAWNYFTRNNSLRLILKDTD encoded by the coding sequence ATGAAGAAGAAGATTGTAGTGGTTGGCTGTGGCTTTGGTGGACTGCAGTTCGTGAATCACTTGCCCAAAGGAGTTTATGACATCATGGTGATCGATAAGATCAACCATCACCAGTTTCCGCCCCTCTTTTACCAGGTGGCAGCATCACAAATTGAGCCTGCCACCATCTCATTTCCCATCCGCAAGATATTTCAGAAAAGAAGAGATGTGCGCATCCGCCTGACACAAGTGCTCGCGGTAGACGATGTAAACAAGGTCGTGGAGACCAACATCGGATTGTTTGCTTTCGACTATCTGGTGATCGCCACCGGTACCCGCACCAATTTCTTCGGCAACAACTCCACCGCGGAGCATGCATTGGAGTTGAAGTCCACATATCAGGCCATCAACGTGCGCAATTACATTCTTTACAACTTTGAGAAGCTGCTTTATGCGGAGAACAAGGAGGGACTCTACAACATCGTGATTGTGGGAGGCGGTGCCACCGGTGTGGAGCTGGCGGGTGCCTTTGCCGAGATGACCCGCGAGATACTGCCGAAGGATTATCCTAACATCGATGCAGGGAAGGTACATGTCTATCTGCTGGAAGGAGGCCCCCACACCTTGGCGGCCATGAGTCCCTTTGCACAAAAATATTCTGAAAATTATCTTCGCTCCATGGGTGTGAACGTGAAGACCGGTACACTTGTGCAGGATTACGACGGTGAGCGGGTAGCCCTCAACACGGGAGAAACCATTCCTACGCGTAACGTGATCTGGTCTGCCGGAGTAATCGGTAATCTCATAAGCGGGTTGCCCGGTGAGAGCATCCTGCGCTCGGGGCGGATCAGCGTGGATCGTTACAACCGGGTAAAGGGATTAAAAAATGTTTTTGCCATTGGTGACGTGGCCTATATGGAAACAGAGAAATATCTCAAGGGTCACCCACAGCTGGCTAACGTGGCGATAGGGCAGGGGAAGAACCTTGCAAAGAACTTGCAGAAGATTGATGCCGGTGTTGATGATCTGAAGCCCTACGAATACCGAAACCTGGGGACCATGGCCACTGTCGGTCGCAACAAGGCGGTGGTGGACCTCCCCTTCGTGAAGTTCAAGGGACGCTTTGCCTGGTTCGTCTGGATGTTCCTCCACCTGATGCTGATCCTGAGTGTACGCAACAAGCTGGTGATCTTTATCAACTGGGCCTGGAACTACTTCACCAGAAACAACTCTCTGCGACTAATCCTGAAGGATACCGACTGA
- the map gene encoding type I methionyl aminopeptidase, which translates to MDSNRIILKTDEEIEFMRDANRLVGMTLGELSRHIRPGISTLQLDRIAEAFIRDHGAIPTFLGYGGFPNSICTSVNENVVHGIPNDKPLEEGDVISIDCGTNLRGFCGDSAYTFCVGEVKEEVKQLLRITRESLYKGIEQAREDNRVGDIGSAIQSYCESHGYGVVRELVGHGIGKQMHEAPEVPNYGRRGTGPLLRNGMCIAIEPMINMGGRKVIFENDGWTVRTKDRKPSAHFEHTIAIRNGKADILSTFEFILESNN; encoded by the coding sequence ATGGATAGCAACAGAATCATACTGAAGACCGACGAAGAGATCGAGTTCATGCGTGACGCGAACCGCCTTGTGGGGATGACGCTCGGAGAGCTCTCCCGTCACATCCGGCCGGGCATCTCCACGCTGCAGCTTGATCGCATCGCCGAAGCCTTCATCCGTGACCATGGCGCTATTCCCACTTTCCTGGGTTATGGTGGTTTTCCCAACTCGATCTGTACCTCGGTCAACGAGAACGTGGTACATGGCATCCCCAATGACAAGCCTCTCGAGGAGGGGGATGTGATCTCGATCGATTGTGGCACGAATCTGCGCGGCTTTTGCGGCGACTCAGCCTACACTTTCTGTGTGGGTGAGGTGAAAGAGGAGGTGAAACAACTCCTGCGCATCACCCGCGAGTCGCTTTACAAAGGCATTGAACAGGCTCGTGAGGACAACCGCGTTGGCGACATCGGATCTGCGATACAGAGCTACTGCGAATCGCACGGTTACGGCGTGGTGCGCGAGCTTGTGGGCCACGGCATCGGTAAGCAGATGCACGAGGCTCCCGAGGTGCCCAACTATGGGCGACGCGGCACCGGTCCGCTTTTGCGGAACGGCATGTGTATTGCCATTGAGCCGATGATCAACATGGGTGGGCGCAAGGTGATTTTCGAAAACGACGGGTGGACAGTGCGGACCAAAGACCGTAAGCCATCGGCACATTTCGAGCATACCATCGCCATCCGGAACGGGAAAGCTGATATCCTATCCACATTTGAGTTTATTCTTGAAAGCAACAACTAA
- the infA gene encoding translation initiation factor IF-1 produces MAKQAAIEQDGTIIEALSNAMFRVELENGHEITAHISGKMRMHYIRILPGDRVRVEMSPYDLSKGRISFRYK; encoded by the coding sequence ATGGCTAAACAGGCAGCAATAGAACAGGACGGAACCATCATAGAAGCATTGTCAAATGCGATGTTCCGCGTAGAACTGGAAAACGGACACGAGATTACCGCTCATATCTCGGGTAAGATGCGCATGCACTACATCCGCATCCTCCCCGGAGACAGGGTACGGGTGGAGATGTCGCCCTACGATCTCTCGAAAGGAAGAATCTCATTCAGGTATAAATAA